The Pseudomonas sp. MM223 genome segment CATTCTCCTATTCTTGGCCGAACATTCCTTCACACAGTGCATCCCATGCTGAAGAAGCTGTTCCAGTCTTTCCGCCCGCCCGTACCGGGCCCGCACCACAGGCGCACTACGCCTGAGGTGATCAACAAGAGCCAGCACTCGCTGCAGCGCCACCAGTTCAGCCGCCACGCGGTGAACATCGTGGAACGCCTGCAGAGCGCCGGCTACCAGGCTTACCTGGTCGGTGGCTGTGTCCGCGACCTGATGCTGGGCATAACGCCGAAGGACTTCGACGTTGCCACCAGCGCCACCCCCGAACAGGTCCGTGCCGAGTTCCGTAACGCGCGCATCATTGGCCGCCGCTTCAAGCTGGTCCACGTGCATTTCGGCCGTGAGATCATCGAAGTCGCTACCTTCCGCGCGCCCCACTCGGAAGACGACCAGGGCGACAGCCACCGTTCGTCGCACAACTCCAGTGGCCGCATTCTGCGCGACAACGTGTACGGCACCTTGGAAGAAGACGCGCAACGTCGCGACTTCACCATCAATGCCCTGTACTACGATCCGGTCAGCGAGCGCATCCTCGATTACGCCAACGGTGTACACGATGTACGCAACCGCTTGCTGCGGCTGATTGGCGACCCGACCCACCGTTACCAGGAAGACCCGGTGCGCATGCTGCGCGCAGTGCGCTTCGCCGCCAAGCTGGATTTCGGTATCGAAAAGCACACGGTCCAGCCGATCCGCGAACTGGCCCCGTTGCTGCGCGAGATCCCGCCAGCACGGCTGTTTGAGGAAAGCCTCAAGCTGTTCCTCTCCGGCCAAGGCGCCATCGCCTTCGAAATGCTGGTCGACCTGCAGCTGTTCGAGCCGTTGTTCCCGGCCAGTGCACACGCCCTGGACGAGCGCCCTACCTACGCCCACACACTGATCAGCCAGGCGTTGCAAAACACCGACCTGCGCGTGAAGCAGGGCAAACCGGTAACCCCGGCGTTCCTGTTCGCCGCACTGCTGTGGCCAGCCCTGCCTGCCCGCGTGCTACACCTGCAGAGCCAGGGCGTACCGCCAATACCGGCCATGAACGGTGCGGCCCACGACCTGATCGCCGAGCAATGCGCGCGCATCGCCATTCCCAAGCGCTTCACACTGCCGATCCGCGAAATCTGGGACATGCAGGAGCGCCTGCCACGGCGCAGCGGCAAACGCGCCGACCTGCTGCTGGACAACCCACGCTTCCGCGCCGGTTACGACTTCCTGCTGCTGCGTGAAAGCGCCGGGGAAGAAACCGACGATCTCGGCCAGTGGTGGACCGACTACCAGGATGCCAACGACAGCGAGCGCCGCGAGATGATTCGCGAGCTGGGCAGCCGTGACGAAGGCACCGGTGCCGGCCCGCGCAAACGCAAACGCAGCGCCAGCAAACGCAAGCGCGGTGGTGACGAGGCGTCCGAGTGAAGACTCGCGCCTATGTCGGCCTGGGCAGCAACCTGGACGCACCTGCCGAGCAACTGCGCAACGCCCTGCAGGCGCTTGACCAGGTAGAGGGGACGCGTCTGGTGGCGGCTTCGGCCCTGTACACCAGCGATTCACTGCTACCCGGCCAACCGCGTTACACCAATGCTGTCGCCGCCCTGGACACCGCACTGCCGCCACTGGCGCTGCTCGATGCGCTGCAAGCCATCGAGAACGGCCAGGGCCGCGTGCGCAAGGAGCGCTGGGGCCCGCGCACGCTGGACCTGGACATCCTGCTGTTCGGTGACCAGGTACTCGACGAGCCACGCCTGAAAGTGCCGCATTACCACATGCATGCGCGGCCTTTCGTGCTGTACCCACTGGCCGAACTGGTACCGGACGGTTTCCACCTGGCAGATGGCCGCGCCCTGGCGCAATTGCTCGACGAGTGCCCGTTCGTCGGCCTTGAACGCCTGTAAACCGGGCGTTCCAGCCTTGCACACTGGCACGGTAACGCCAGTAACACCCTGATCGTAACAATGCGGTAACAGGGTGATTGACTTCCCCCACCTCGCTCACGACTATAGGCGTCCCGTGTGGCACCAAAGTGCCGCATACCCGTATTTAGGCCCGGACGGACCTGTGCCCGAACATCACGCGCGATGATGTGCCGCTCCGGAAGATGACTACACGCGTTGAATGCAGTCGTTTTTTTACAGCGCCTGAACGAGGATTTTCCTACATGCCTGAAGTAACCCTTACCACCCTCAATGGCCTCAAGGCCAAGGGTGAAAAAATCACCATGCTGACTTGCTACGACGCGACCTTCGCCAAGGCCGCCAGCCAGGCCGGTATTGAAGTGTTGCTGGTGGGCGACTCACTGGGGATGGTTTTGCAGGGCCACGACAGTACCCTGCCGGTAACCACCGCAGACATGGCCTACCACACTGCCAGCGTCAAACGCGGCAACGACGGCGCGCTGATCCTCGCCGACCTGCCGTTCATGGCGCATGCCACCCCGGAGCAAGCCTTTGCCAACAGCGCCACGCTGATGCAGGCCGGCGCCCACATGGTCAAGATCGAAGGCGCCGCCTGGCTGGCCGAAACCATCCGCCTGCTGGCTGAGCGCGGCGTGCCGGTGTGCGCACACATGGGCCTGACCCCACAAACCGTCAACGTGCTGGGTGGCTACAAGGTACAAGGCCGCCAGGAAGCCCAGGCCCGGCAGATGCGCGCCGACGCCATCGCCCTCGAACAGGCCGGTGCAGCCATGCTGCTGCTCGAGTGCGTGCCCAGCGAACTTGCCGCAGAAATCACCAATGCCGTGGGCATTCCGGTGATTGGCATTGGCGCCGGCAGCGCCACCGATGGCCAGGTGCTGGTACTGCACGACATGCTCGGCCTGTCGCTGAGCGGCCGGGTACCGAAGTTCGTGAAGAACTTCATGCAAGGCCAGCCAGATATCCACAGCGCCCTCGTTGCTTATGTCGAGGCGGTCAAGCAAGTCAGCTTCCCAGGTAGCGAACACGGGTTCAGTGCATGAATACAGTCAAGACCGTCCGCGAATTGCGCGCCGCCGTCGCCCGCGCTCGCGGTGAAGGCAAGCGCATCGGCTTTGTGCCCACCATGGGCAACCTGCACAGCGGCCACGCAGCCCTGGTAACCAAGGCCGCGCAGCGCGCCGATTTCGTGGTGGCCAGCATCTTCGTCAACCCGTTGCAGTTCGGCGCCAACGAAGACCTCGACAAGTACCCACGCACGCTGGCCGCCGACCAGGAGCGCCTGCTGCAGGCCGGCTGCAACCTGCTGTTCGCGCCCACCGCCGAAGAGATGTACCCCGACGGCATGAGCGTGCAAACCCGCGTCAGCGTGCCCCACCTTTCCGAAGGCCTGTGCGGCGCCAGCCGGCCCGGGCATTTCGAAGGCGTGGCCACCGTGGTCAGCAAGCTGTTCAACATGGTCCAGCCTGACCTTGCCGTGTTCGGTGAAAAGGACTTCCAGCAGCTGGCGGTAATCCGCGCCATGGTGCGCGACCTGAACATGCCGGTGCAGATCATTGGCGAGCCCACTGTGCGTGCCGAAGATGGCCTGGCGCTGTCGTCGCGCAATGGCTACCTCACGCCCGAGCAACGCGCGACCGCGCCAGCGCTGTACCGCACGTTGCAGCACATCGCGGCTGCCATCGCTCATGGCCAGCGCGACTTTGCCGCGCTGGTTGCCGAAGGCCAGGCGCAGCTGAGCACTGCCGGTTTCCGCCCGGACTACCTGGAAGTGCGTCATGCCGTGAGCCTGCGCCCGGCAGTTCTCGATGATCGAGACCTCGTGGTGATTGCGGCAGCTTACCTGGGTAACACACGGTTGATCGACAACCTGTACCTGCACGTGGAAGAAAAGACCGCATAACGGCTTGGGGCTGCTAGGCAGCCCATTCGCCGGCAAGCCAGCTCCCACAGGGGCGCAAAGCGCCCCCCAAATTCCTCAGCCCTTCCCCCATTCCCAGCGCGTGGCCTTTGCCTATAATGATGCCAGCCTGAACCCGGCAATGACTGCCGTGTCCAAGGCATCACCACGCACCAAGGGAACCCCGCGCAATGGCGTATTACCGTACTCCCCACGATGTGACGGCCCTGCCCGCCTGGCAGGCGCTTCAGCAACACCGCGACGCCATGCAAGGCTTCAGCATGCGCGAAGCCTTCGCCGCCGATGCCCAACGCTTCGACCAGTTCTCCCTGAGCTGCTGCGGCCTGTTCCTCGACTACTCAAAAAACCTGATCACCGAACAAAGCCGCGAACTGCTGGTCAACCTGGCCAACGAAGTGGGCCTGCAAGACGCCATCAAATCGATGTTCAGCGGCGAAATCATCAACGCCTCCGAAGGCCGCCCGGTGCTGCACACCGCCCTGCGCCGGCCCGTGGGCGACAAGCTCAGCGTCAACGGCGTGAACGTCATGCCGGAAGTACACAAGGTACTCAACCAGATCACCGAACTGGTCGGGCGCATCCATGACGGCCTGTGGCGCGGCTACAGCGAAAAGCCGATCACCGACGTGGTCAACATCGGTATCGGCGGCTCGTTCCTTGGCCCCGAACTGGTTTCCGAGGCGCTGCTGCCCTACGCCCAGCGTGGCGTACGCTGCCACTACCTGGCGAACATCGACGGCAGCGAGTTCCACGAGCTGTCGGCCAACCTGCGCGCCGAAACCACCCTGTTCATCGTCTCGTCGAAGTCGTTCAACACCCTCGAGACCCTGAAAAACGCCATGGCCGCGCGTACCTGGTACCTGGCCCAGGGCGGCTCGGAAGCCGAGCTGTACCGCCACTTCATCGCTGTATCCAGCAACAAGGCCGCCGCCGTGGCCTTCGGCATCCGTGAAGAAAACATCTTCCCGATGTGGGACTGGGTGGGTGGGCGTTATTCGCTGTGGTCGGCCATCGGCCTGCCGATTGCCTTGGCCATCGGCACGGCCAACTTCAAGGAGCTGCTGTCGGGTGCCTACACCATGGACCAGCACTTCCAGACCGCGCCGTTCGACAAGAACATGCCGGTGCTGCTGGCCCTGCTGGGTGTGTGGTATGGCAACTTCTGGGGCGCAAACAGCCACGCGATCCTGCCGTACGACCACTACCTGCGCAACATCACCAAGCACTTGCAGCAGCTGGACATGGAGTCCAACGGCAAGAGCGTGCTGCAGGACGGCACCCCGGTGAAGATCGATACCGGCCCGGTGATCTGGGGCGGCGTGGGTTGTAACGGCCAGCACGCCTACCATCAACTGTTGCACCAGGGCACCCAGCTGATTCCGGCCGACTTCATCGTGCCGGTGGTGAGCTTCAACCCGGTAGCCGACCACCACCAGTGGCTGTACGCCAACTGCCTGTCGCAGAGCCAGGCGCTTATGCAGGGCAAGACCCGTGAAGAAGCCGAAGCCGAACTGCGCAGCAAAGGCCTGAACGAAGCGGATATCGCGAAACTGGCCCCGCACAAGGTGATCCCGGGCAACCGCCCGAGCAACACCCTGGTAGTGGAGCGCATCAGCCCACGCCGCCTGGGCGCACTGGTGGCGATGTACGAGCACAAAGTATTCGTGCAGAGCGTGATCTGGGGCATCAACGCCTTTGACCAGTGGGGCGTGGAACTCGGCAAAGAGCTGGGCAAGGGTGTTTACCAACGCCTGGTCGGCACCCTGGAAGACAGCGCCGAAGACGGGTCTACCCAGGGCCTGATCAACTACTTCCGCGGCCGTCACCGCGGTTGACCTGATACTTTCGCTGGCCTCTTCGCGAAGAGGCCAGCAAAGTTTGAACAGCTCTCCCAGCTACACTGTCCTATCGAATAGCCGTTGCAGTCCATCGCCCCTTACAAGAGCAGGACCACCCGCCATGTTCGATATCCGCAATTACCCCCAAGCCCTGGCCGTCAGCCAGGCTGCCACCCTCACCCCCGACGATTACCGCCGCCTCTACCGCCAGTCGGTAGACGACCCTGACACCTTCTGGGCCGAACAGGCCAAGCGCCTTGACTGGATCAAGCCCTGGTCAAGCGTGCAGCAATGCGATCTGAACACCGGCAAGGCCCGCTGGTTCGACGGTGCGCAACTCAACGTCAGCTACAACTGCATCGACCGTCACCTGGCCCAGCGCGGCGAGCAAACTGCCCTGCTGTGGGAAGGCGACGACCCGAAAGACGCCAAGGCCATTACCTACCTTGAGTTACACCTCCAGGTCTGCCGCCTGGCCAACGCACTGAAAGCACGCGGGGTAAACAAAGGCGACCGGGTATGCATCTACATGCCGATGATCCCCGAGGCGGCCTTCGCCATGCTCGCCTGCACCCGCATCGGAGCCATCCACTCGGTGGTGTTCGGCGGTTTCTCCCCTGACGCCCTGCGTGACCGCATCCTCGATGCCGACTGCCGCACCGTGATCACCGCCGATGAAGGCGTGCGCGGTGGCAAGCGCATCCCGCTGAAGCAGAACGTCGACAAGGCCCTGGCCAGTTGCCCTGCAGTCAGCAGTGTATTCGTGGTGCACCGTACCGGCGGCGATGTCAGCTGGGCCGAAGGCCGCGACCTCTGGTACCACGAGGTGACAGCCAAGGCCGGCGACAATTGCCCCCCCGAGCCGATGGAAGCCGAAGACCCGCTGTTCATCCTTTATACCTCTGGCAGCACCGGCAAACCCAAAGGCGTGCTGCACACCACCGGCGGCTACCTGCTGCAGGCGACGATGACCTTCAAGGTGGTATTCGATTACCGCGACGGCGAGGTGTTCTGGTGCACCGCCGACGTCGGTTGGGTCACCGGCCACAGCTACATCGTCTACGGCCCGCTGGCCAATGGCGCAATCTCGCTGATGTTCGAAGGCGTGCCCAACTACCCAGACACCTCGCGCTTCTGGCAAGTGGTAGACAAGCATCAGGTGAACATCTTCTACACCGCCCCAACCGCCCTGCGCGCGCTGATGCGCGAGGGTTCTGCACCGCTAAAGGGCACCTCGCGCGAAAGCCTGCGCCTGCTGGGCAGCGTCGGCGAGCCGATCAACCCCGAAGCCTGGGAATGGTATTTCGAGGAAGTCGGGAAAAAGCGCTGCCCCATCGTCGATACCTGGTGGCAGACCGAAACCGGCGGCATCATGCTCACCCCGCTTCCCGGCTCGCAAGTGCTCAAGCCCGGCTGCGCCACCCAGCCCATGTTCGGCGTGCAGCCGGTACTGCTGGACGAAAAAGGCAAGCTGATCGAAGGCCCCGGTGCCGGCCTGCTGGTGATCAAGGCCAGCTGGCCAGGTCAGATCCGCAGCGTCTATGGCGACCACCAGCGCATGGTCGACACCTACTTCAAACCTATGCCCGGGTATTACTTCACTGGCGACGGCGCCCGCCGCGATGCCGATGGCGACTACTGGATCACCGGGCGCATTGACGATGTGATCAACGTGTCCGGGCACCGCATTGGCACCGCTGAAGTGGAAAGCGCGCTGGTGTTGCATGACAGCGTGGCCGAAGCAGCGGTGGTCGGTTACCCCCACGACCTCAAGGGCCAGGGCGTCTACGCCTTCGTCACGACCATGAATGGCGTGACCCCAGACGATGCGCTCAAGGCCGAACTGCTGGCCCTGGTCAGCAAGGAAATCGGCAGTTTCGCCAAGCCCGAGCTGATTCAGTGGGCCCCGGCGCTGCCCAAGACCCGCTCAGGCAAGATCATGCGGCGTATACTGCGCAAAATCGCCTGCAACGAGCTGGACAACCTGGGCGATACCTCGACCCTGGCCGACCCCAGCGTGGTGCAGGGCCTGATTGATAAACGCCTCAACCAGTAACCGGTGGCCACCGTCCATGGCTACCCTGAACCTCAGGTCGCCATGGAAGCCCTACGCCGCCGCATCGAAACCCAGGTCATGAGCCTCACCGGGCTGGCCCTCGGCCAGCTCGACCTGGAATCGCCCAAGGGCGACCCCGGCCTGTTCGGCCCGCACAGCATCAGCTGGCAGGTACATGGCGACTTCCCGAGCATGCTGGTCGGCGGCATCAGCGCGCTGATGCTGCAGTTGTTGCATCCGCTGGCCCTGGCCGGTGTGTGGGACCACTCCAATTTCCGTGAAGACCTGCTCGGCCGCCTGCGCCGCACCAGCCAGTTTATTTCCGGTACCACTTTTGGTGCCACTGGCGATGCCGAGTGGCTGATCGACAAGGTACGCACCATTCACTTGCAGGTCACCGGCACCGCACCAGACGGCCGCCCCTATGCAGCCAGCGACCCGGGCCTGCTGACCTGGGTGCATGTGGCGGAGGTCAGCAGCTTCCTCGCCGCCCACCTGCGTTACCGCAACCCTCACCTGCCGCGCGCCGAGCAGGATGCCTACTACAACGAAATCGCCCTGATCGCCGAGCGCCTTGGCGCCCGTGACGTGCCACGCTCGTGCCAGCAGGTCGAAGACTACCTGCAACGCATGCGCGCGCAGCTGCACTGCGATACGCGCAGCCATGAGGTGATACAGATCCTGCTCGACGCCCCTGCCCCCAGCCGCCTGGCACAGCCGGTAGGCAAGCTGATGCTGCACGCCGGCATCGACCTGCTGCCCGGCTGGGCCCAGGCCATGCTTGGCCTGCAGCACGGGCCCTTGCAACAGCGCCTTATCCGCCTGGGCCTGCAACGCACCGCGCCTGTTCTGCGCTGGGCAATGCGCGACGGCTCGGCGCATCGGGCCAAGCGGCGCATGGGTATTGAGTGAGGGCAAATGGTCGCCCCTGCGGAACTGATTTAACGTGCCATACTCCAAGCACTCCTGCTTAGACAGACGAAGCGACACATGTACAAAGGATTGACTCGCGCCGCCGGCGCAATCGTGGCCCTGGTAGCCCTCTATAGCCTGCTCGGCTTCCTCATTCTTCCTGGTGTCGCGCTGCGCATCGCCAACCAGCAGTTGGCCCAGTATGCGACCGTGCCGGCCCACCTCGAGCGGGTCGAACTCAACCCCTTCAGCCTCGAATTGACGCTGTGGGGCCTGCAGATCGGCGAGCCGGGCAAAGAGCAGGTTGGTTTCGAGCGGTTGTACGCCAACCTCTCGCTCGACAGCCTGTGGACCAAAGCCTTGCACCTGGAAGCGGTCGAACTCGACAAACCACGCAACGAAGTACTGTTCGCCAAGGACGGTACCCTCAACCTGACCGGGTTGTTCAAGCTGCCCGCCAGTGAGGCCAAACCCGACGAGCCGCCCAGCGACCCGTTCCCGCTTCGTATTGGCAGCATCAAGCTGGTGGACGGCTACCTGCACTTCGAGGACCAGCGCCCTAGCGAGCCAATCGAATTCCTCTACGACAACATGAACCTGGAGCTGAAAAACCTCAGCACCCTGCCC includes the following:
- the pcnB gene encoding Poly(A) polymerase I (*Name pcnB) encodes the protein MLKKLFQSFRPPVPGPHHRRTTPEVINKSQHSLQRHQFSRHAVNIVERLQSAGYQAYLVGGCVRDLMLGITPKDFDVATSATPEQVRAEFRNARIIGRRFKLVHVHFGREIIEVATFRAPHSEDDQGDSHRSSHNSSGRILRDNVYGTLEEDAQRRDFTINALYYDPVSERILDYANGVHDVRNRLLRLIGDPTHRYQEDPVRMLRAVRFAAKLDFGIEKHTVQPIRELAPLLREIPPARLFEESLKLFLSGQGAIAFEMLVDLQLFEPLFPASAHALDERPTYAHTLISQALQNTDLRVKQGKPVTPAFLFAALLWPALPARVLHLQSQGVPPIPAMNGAAHDLIAEQCARIAIPKRFTLPIREIWDMQERLPRRSGKRADLLLDNPRFRAGYDFLLLRESAGEETDDLGQWWTDYQDANDSERREMIRELGSRDEGTGAGPRKRKRSASKRKRGGDEASE
- the folK gene encoding 2-amino-4-hydroxy-6-hydroxymethyldihydropteridinepyrophosphokinase (*Name folK); the encoded protein is MKTRAYVGLGSNLDAPAEQLRNALQALDQVEGTRLVAASALYTSDSLLPGQPRYTNAVAALDTALPPLALLDALQAIENGQGRVRKERWGPRTLDLDILLFGDQVLDEPRLKVPHYHMHARPFVLYPLAELVPDGFHLADGRALAQLLDECPFVGLERL
- the panB gene encoding 3-methyl-2-oxobutanoate hydroxymethyltransferase (*Name panB), which translates into the protein MPEVTLTTLNGLKAKGEKITMLTCYDATFAKAASQAGIEVLLVGDSLGMVLQGHDSTLPVTTADMAYHTASVKRGNDGALILADLPFMAHATPEQAFANSATLMQAGAHMVKIEGAAWLAETIRLLAERGVPVCAHMGLTPQTVNVLGGYKVQGRQEAQARQMRADAIALEQAGAAMLLLECVPSELAAEITNAVGIPVIGIGAGSATDGQVLVLHDMLGLSLSGRVPKFVKNFMQGQPDIHSALVAYVEAVKQVSFPGSEHGFSA
- the panC gene encoding Pantothenate synthetase (*Name panC) — protein: MNTVKTVRELRAAVARARGEGKRIGFVPTMGNLHSGHAALVTKAAQRADFVVASIFVNPLQFGANEDLDKYPRTLAADQERLLQAGCNLLFAPTAEEMYPDGMSVQTRVSVPHLSEGLCGASRPGHFEGVATVVSKLFNMVQPDLAVFGEKDFQQLAVIRAMVRDLNMPVQIIGEPTVRAEDGLALSSRNGYLTPEQRATAPALYRTLQHIAAAIAHGQRDFAALVAEGQAQLSTAGFRPDYLEVRHAVSLRPAVLDDRDLVVIAAAYLGNTRLIDNLYLHVEEKTA
- the pgi gene encoding Glucose-6-phosphate isomerase (*Name pgi), whose protein sequence is MAYYRTPHDVTALPAWQALQQHRDAMQGFSMREAFAADAQRFDQFSLSCCGLFLDYSKNLITEQSRELLVNLANEVGLQDAIKSMFSGEIINASEGRPVLHTALRRPVGDKLSVNGVNVMPEVHKVLNQITELVGRIHDGLWRGYSEKPITDVVNIGIGGSFLGPELVSEALLPYAQRGVRCHYLANIDGSEFHELSANLRAETTLFIVSSKSFNTLETLKNAMAARTWYLAQGGSEAELYRHFIAVSSNKAAAVAFGIREENIFPMWDWVGGRYSLWSAIGLPIALAIGTANFKELLSGAYTMDQHFQTAPFDKNMPVLLALLGVWYGNFWGANSHAILPYDHYLRNITKHLQQLDMESNGKSVLQDGTPVKIDTGPVIWGGVGCNGQHAYHQLLHQGTQLIPADFIVPVVSFNPVADHHQWLYANCLSQSQALMQGKTREEAEAELRSKGLNEADIAKLAPHKVIPGNRPSNTLVVERISPRRLGALVAMYEHKVFVQSVIWGINAFDQWGVELGKELGKGVYQRLVGTLEDSAEDGSTQGLINYFRGRHRG
- the acsA_3 gene encoding Acetyl-coenzyme A synthetase (*Name acsA_3) yields the protein MFDIRNYPQALAVSQAATLTPDDYRRLYRQSVDDPDTFWAEQAKRLDWIKPWSSVQQCDLNTGKARWFDGAQLNVSYNCIDRHLAQRGEQTALLWEGDDPKDAKAITYLELHLQVCRLANALKARGVNKGDRVCIYMPMIPEAAFAMLACTRIGAIHSVVFGGFSPDALRDRILDADCRTVITADEGVRGGKRIPLKQNVDKALASCPAVSSVFVVHRTGGDVSWAEGRDLWYHEVTAKAGDNCPPEPMEAEDPLFILYTSGSTGKPKGVLHTTGGYLLQATMTFKVVFDYRDGEVFWCTADVGWVTGHSYIVYGPLANGAISLMFEGVPNYPDTSRFWQVVDKHQVNIFYTAPTALRALMREGSAPLKGTSRESLRLLGSVGEPINPEAWEWYFEEVGKKRCPIVDTWWQTETGGIMLTPLPGSQVLKPGCATQPMFGVQPVLLDEKGKLIEGPGAGLLVIKASWPGQIRSVYGDHQRMVDTYFKPMPGYYFTGDGARRDADGDYWITGRIDDVINVSGHRIGTAEVESALVLHDSVAEAAVVGYPHDLKGQGVYAFVTTMNGVTPDDALKAELLALVSKEIGSFAKPELIQWAPALPKTRSGKIMRRILRKIACNELDNLGDTSTLADPSVVQGLIDKRLNQ